One window of the Chryseobacterium camelliae genome contains the following:
- a CDS encoding DNA polymerase III subunit alpha: MYINCHSFHSLRYGTLSVEELVQKAQSLGIKELVLTDINTVTAIYEFKKRCDDAGIRPIAGMEIRKDNRLLYIAIAREFSGIGEMNRMVTAHNCDGAALTETAPDFENVFVVYPLQNMPAMLKDNEYIGIREEELNFLIRPELKKHLHRMVILQPVTFSSQKEYNLHLILRAIYKNTLLSMLSEQDTCRKSEYMKSERELTEEFQYYPEIIENTKKLLAACSFEFDFKKVSNRQSYTRSRASDLKMLTRLAYLGLKKRYGNDHEEARKRVERELEVINTLNFCSYFLITWDIVRYSNRMGLMHVGRGSGANSIVSYCLGITDICPLELDLYFERFLNLNRNSPPDFDIDWSWQNRDTILEYIFKRYGKEHVAFCGTNVQFKYKSIFREVGKVFGLPKEELDGLANQSVETHDRNSVVKHVHRYGAMMEKFPNQRSMHACGILISEDPITNFTALEMPPKGFPIAQFDMDTAEDIGLEKFDILSQRGLGTINDTVALIEKTRGITVDIRNTALSKNEAKSNECLAVGKTIGCFYIESPAMRGLLRRLKCSDYRTLVAASSIIRPGVAQSGMMREYIFRHNHPDRFEYFHPIFEENLKETYGIMVYQEDVIKIAQYFGGVSLEDADILRRAMSGKERSINKLQEVKANFFLQCKGQGHSEALTREAFRQIESFAGYSFCKAHSASYAMESYQSLYLKVYYPLEFMVSVINNQGGFYRTEVYIHEARMSGAGIQVPCVNTSEYLATLRGNEIYLGFMLMERLETKVAHRIVEERERNGTYSSLEDFIRRIPAGIETIQTLIFIGAFRFTGKPKNELLVEARMLLVNFKPENRGMMLIEEPVQSFQLPELKREPLEDAFDEIEIIGFPVSCSPFDLLQTSYRGSVYVKDLPRFHKRQVKMLAYLISRKHVPTKKGAMFFGTWIDVNGEYFDTTHFPDSLKDYDFQGGGCYMLLGTVEVDYHFPTVTIHKMAKLPMIPDPRYAYAQEKEYDIYQKIREDVSMTSRKPYPQAQEINLPRYRINR, translated from the coding sequence ATGTATATCAACTGTCACTCCTTCCACAGTCTGCGTTACGGAACCCTGTCCGTAGAAGAGCTTGTACAGAAAGCCCAAAGCCTGGGCATCAAAGAGCTGGTGCTTACGGATATCAATACTGTTACTGCCATTTACGAGTTCAAAAAGCGATGTGATGATGCCGGAATCAGGCCCATCGCCGGAATGGAAATCAGAAAAGACAACAGGCTGCTGTATATCGCCATAGCCCGGGAATTTTCCGGGATCGGGGAAATGAACCGGATGGTCACCGCCCATAACTGCGACGGAGCAGCGCTTACGGAAACAGCCCCGGATTTTGAAAATGTATTCGTGGTGTATCCATTGCAGAATATGCCGGCAATGCTTAAGGACAATGAATACATCGGGATCCGTGAAGAGGAGCTTAATTTCCTGATCCGTCCTGAACTGAAAAAGCACCTTCACCGCATGGTCATCCTTCAGCCGGTAACCTTCAGCTCCCAGAAAGAATACAACCTGCACCTTATTTTAAGGGCTATTTATAAAAATACCCTGTTATCCATGCTTTCAGAGCAGGATACCTGCCGGAAATCGGAATACATGAAATCCGAAAGGGAACTTACTGAAGAATTTCAGTATTACCCTGAAATTATTGAAAACACCAAAAAGCTGTTGGCGGCATGCAGCTTTGAATTCGATTTTAAAAAAGTCAGCAACAGGCAGTCGTATACACGGTCCAGAGCATCAGATCTGAAGATGCTGACCCGGCTGGCTTACCTGGGGCTTAAAAAACGTTACGGCAATGATCATGAAGAAGCTCGCAAAAGAGTGGAACGCGAACTGGAAGTCATCAATACGCTTAACTTCTGTTCCTATTTCCTGATTACCTGGGACATTGTCCGCTACAGCAACCGTATGGGGCTCATGCATGTGGGAAGAGGGAGCGGTGCCAATTCCATCGTCAGCTACTGCCTGGGCATTACGGACATCTGCCCGCTGGAACTCGACCTTTATTTTGAACGCTTTCTGAACCTGAACCGGAATTCACCACCGGATTTTGACATCGACTGGAGCTGGCAGAACAGGGACACCATACTGGAATATATCTTCAAACGCTATGGAAAAGAGCACGTGGCCTTCTGCGGCACGAATGTGCAGTTCAAATACAAATCGATCTTCCGGGAAGTAGGAAAAGTATTCGGACTTCCTAAAGAAGAGCTTGATGGTTTGGCTAACCAATCAGTGGAAACCCATGACCGCAACTCGGTAGTGAAGCATGTCCACCGCTACGGTGCCATGATGGAGAAATTCCCGAACCAGCGCAGCATGCATGCCTGCGGAATCCTGATTTCCGAAGATCCCATCACCAATTTCACTGCCCTGGAAATGCCGCCCAAAGGATTCCCGATTGCCCAGTTCGATATGGATACGGCGGAAGATATCGGACTTGAAAAATTCGACATCCTTTCTCAACGCGGACTGGGCACCATTAATGACACGGTAGCCCTGATCGAAAAGACGAGAGGCATTACCGTAGATATCCGGAATACCGCCCTGTCCAAAAACGAAGCAAAATCCAATGAATGCCTGGCTGTAGGAAAGACCATCGGATGTTTTTATATTGAATCCCCGGCCATGCGCGGGCTCCTGAGAAGGCTGAAGTGTTCGGATTACCGGACTTTAGTCGCTGCTTCTTCCATCATCAGGCCCGGCGTAGCCCAGAGTGGGATGATGCGGGAATATATTTTCAGGCATAACCACCCGGACCGGTTTGAGTACTTCCACCCTATTTTTGAGGAAAACCTGAAGGAAACTTACGGCATTATGGTATACCAGGAAGACGTCATTAAGATTGCCCAGTATTTCGGAGGTGTGTCACTGGAAGATGCAGATATCCTCCGCAGGGCCATGAGCGGAAAAGAAAGGTCGATTAATAAACTACAGGAAGTAAAAGCCAACTTCTTTTTGCAATGTAAAGGACAAGGTCATTCTGAAGCCCTTACCCGGGAAGCTTTCCGGCAGATCGAATCTTTTGCCGGGTATTCCTTCTGCAAGGCCCACTCAGCTTCCTATGCCATGGAAAGCTACCAGAGCCTGTACCTGAAAGTATATTATCCGCTGGAATTCATGGTCTCGGTCATTAATAACCAGGGCGGTTTTTACCGCACGGAAGTCTATATCCATGAAGCCAGGATGTCAGGAGCCGGCATTCAGGTTCCTTGTGTGAACACCAGCGAATACCTGGCTACCCTTAGAGGAAATGAGATCTACCTGGGTTTTATGCTCATGGAAAGGCTTGAAACAAAAGTAGCCCACAGAATTGTGGAAGAACGTGAACGTAACGGGACTTACAGCTCGCTGGAAGATTTTATCCGGCGTATCCCGGCCGGTATTGAGACTATTCAGACGCTGATTTTCATCGGGGCATTCCGGTTTACCGGGAAACCGAAGAATGAACTGCTCGTGGAAGCGCGGATGCTGCTGGTTAACTTCAAACCTGAAAACAGGGGCATGATGCTGATTGAAGAACCGGTACAGTCTTTTCAACTGCCTGAACTGAAAAGGGAGCCTTTAGAAGATGCTTTCGATGAGATAGAGATCATCGGATTCCCGGTTTCCTGCAGTCCGTTTGATTTATTGCAGACCTCGTACCGCGGTTCGGTTTATGTGAAAGACCTGCCCCGTTTCCATAAACGCCAGGTAAAGATGCTGGCCTACCTGATCTCCAGGAAACACGTTCCCACAAAAAAAGGAGCCATGTTTTTCGGGACCTGGATCGATGTGAACGGGGAATATTTTGACACGACCCACTTTCCGGACAGCCTTAAAGATTATGATTTTCAGGGTGGGGGCTGTTATATGCTGCTCGGTACCGTAGAAGTGGATTACCACTTTCCTACCGTTACCATCCATAAAATGGCAAAACTGCCGATGATACCGGATCCGAGGTATGCTTATGCCCAGGAAAAAGAGTATGATATCTACCAGAAAATCCGGGAAGATGTCAGCATGACTTCAAGAAAACCTTATCCACAGGCACAGGAGATCAATTTGCCGCGGTACAGGATCAACAGGTAG